A genomic window from Candidatus Omnitrophota bacterium includes:
- a CDS encoding adenine phosphoribosyltransferase, with protein MTDLKKFIRGVKDFPIKGIYFYDITTLLKNPTAFCAAVDAMASHYRGRKIDYIACIESRGFIFGAALAYKLKIGMVVIRKKGKLPAKKLSVRYKLEYGFDSIEVHEDAVVKNKRYIILDDLLATGGTSLAAYKLLKKKNAIVDSFAFLIELTGLNGRKKLPPGPELFTMLQY; from the coding sequence ATGACGGATCTTAAAAAGTTTATCAGGGGAGTGAAGGATTTTCCCATCAAGGGGATATACTTCTACGACATCACAACGCTTCTGAAAAACCCGACAGCTTTTTGCGCGGCGGTTGACGCCATGGCCTCGCATTACCGCGGCCGGAAAATAGACTATATCGCCTGTATAGAATCGCGCGGTTTTATCTTCGGCGCGGCGCTGGCCTATAAACTGAAAATCGGGATGGTCGTGATACGTAAAAAAGGCAAACTGCCGGCGAAAAAACTCTCAGTGCGTTACAAACTTGAATACGGGTTTGACAGCATAGAAGTGCATGAGGATGCCGTGGTCAAAAACAAAAGATACATCATCCTTGACGACCTTCTCGCCACCGGCGGCACGTCGCTTGCGGCATATAAGCTCCTTAAAAAGAAAAACGCCATAGTGGATTCTTTCGCGTTTCTTATCGAGCTGACCGGCTTGAACGGCAGAAAAAAACTCCCCCCCGGCCCGGAGCTTTTCACAATGCTCCAATACTGA
- a CDS encoding peptidoglycan DD-metalloendopeptidase family protein, translating into MFFDSFRQNSREGLCCVVIILLAGCIPPPAGHNWYYVRRGDTLWSIARKNKTDFFSLVNANDIQNPSRIYPGMKLKVPAEESAVSAKSPAASKKRQRASKPAQSADVSFSWPVKGKIVEHFGKIDLVRSLGIVIKADSPAVKASASGIVSFCGEAGNFGDTVIIKHAGGYHSVYAYLDSVSVKTGDTVASGALVGNCGSSKKHGGRVLYFEIRFGTEAYDPMMYLN; encoded by the coding sequence TTGTTTTTTGATTCTTTCAGACAGAATTCACGGGAAGGCCTCTGCTGTGTTGTTATTATCCTACTGGCGGGCTGTATTCCTCCGCCGGCGGGCCACAACTGGTATTATGTGAGGAGGGGTGACACGCTCTGGTCCATCGCGCGGAAAAATAAAACGGATTTTTTCTCCCTTGTAAATGCCAATGACATTCAAAATCCTTCGCGCATATATCCCGGCATGAAGTTGAAGGTGCCCGCGGAGGAGAGCGCTGTTTCCGCCAAGAGTCCCGCCGCGTCAAAAAAGCGGCAAAGGGCGTCAAAACCCGCTCAGAGTGCGGATGTTTCCTTTTCCTGGCCGGTCAAAGGCAAGATTGTGGAGCATTTCGGCAAAATCGATCTTGTCCGCTCGCTGGGTATTGTGATAAAAGCGGATTCGCCGGCTGTTAAGGCATCAGCGTCAGGGATAGTCTCTTTTTGCGGCGAAGCGGGGAATTTCGGCGACACCGTTATAATAAAGCACGCGGGCGGTTATCACAGTGTTTACGCTTATCTTGACAGTGTGTCTGTAAAGACCGGCGATACTGTCGCCTCCGGCGCTCTGGTAGGCAATTGCGGCAGCAGTAAAAAACACGGCGGCAGAGTGCTTTATTTTGAGATACGTTTCGGCACGGAAGCTTATGACCCGATGATGTATCTGAACTGA
- a CDS encoding sigma-70 family RNA polymerase sigma factor, translated as MEKIDSVKIYLKEIGDIPLLGEDELSKLVILSRTGNVWAKQKLIESNLRLVVSIAKKYLHSQKVLSLLDLIGEGTLGLMRAIEKYKPEYGYRFSTYAYWWVKQSIQKALMNQMKMIYIPTYTDTHIKQALKFAGKLKAKLHRNPSAKELAKEMRTSEDKVEKILGNIQAWENIISLDMPIDENEEIFLKDIIVSEEGPPEDIASCNERKIFLVKALKRLLPREQDILRCRSGMHGGKPASLSILAKKYRITRERVRQIERRALEKMKSYLLEEGVEF; from the coding sequence ATGGAAAAAATTGATTCCGTTAAAATCTACCTCAAGGAAATAGGGGACATCCCCCTGCTTGGTGAAGACGAACTCTCGAAGCTGGTAATACTTTCCCGCACGGGAAATGTCTGGGCGAAACAAAAACTCATAGAGTCGAATCTGAGGCTGGTGGTGTCTATAGCGAAAAAATATCTTCACAGTCAGAAGGTGCTCAGCCTCCTGGATCTTATAGGCGAGGGCACGCTCGGCCTTATGAGGGCGATAGAGAAATACAAGCCCGAATACGGCTACAGATTTTCAACATACGCTTACTGGTGGGTGAAGCAATCCATACAAAAGGCCCTGATGAATCAGATGAAAATGATCTATATCCCCACCTACACCGACACGCACATAAAACAGGCGCTGAAATTTGCGGGCAAGCTCAAGGCGAAACTGCACAGGAATCCGAGCGCTAAGGAACTTGCGAAAGAGATGCGCACATCCGAGGATAAAGTGGAGAAAATACTGGGCAATATTCAGGCATGGGAGAACATCATATCTCTTGATATGCCGATCGACGAGAACGAGGAGATATTCCTTAAAGACATAATCGTGTCGGAAGAAGGCCCGCCCGAGGATATAGCTTCCTGCAACGAAAGAAAAATTTTTCTCGTCAAAGCCCTCAAACGGCTTCTGCCTAGGGAGCAGGACATCCTGCGCTGCCGCAGCGGAATGCACGGCGGAAAGCCGGCCTCTTTGTCAATTCTGGCAAAAAAATATAGAATTACGAGGGAACGCGTGCGTCAGATCGAACGCCGCGCTCTGGAAAAAATGAAAAGTTACCTTCTTGAAGAGGGTGTGGAATTCTGA